One genomic segment of Dromaius novaehollandiae isolate bDroNov1 chromosome 12, bDroNov1.hap1, whole genome shotgun sequence includes these proteins:
- the CCDC66 gene encoding coiled-coil domain-containing protein 66 isoform X3, which yields MNLGDGLKLETEILDGKPRLILASYVGKSKPAVKMGNKARVPKHALRVRHTGHVSRSTQNDFIKHESLTDPRSESSLSMTKGEKLQITANSSSHEASTKDHSLIFQRDNTSRKLDSENLTVRKSKQKPQNPHTSAEDLRSSLVCLTQEQLEQILMTVKEGTRSLSEVHNEKQEEMAANEASEGNTIALFQKAGEVSSVPDEANSDSSRKQEAYPQPGQKVIKNSWKPADMFSTLGEREGDKALLEFKKSQWKKELDEQVALKKKLKETLEGEVGYFWKRPGSDKTFSEKMGTADPDKTVFPAHSVTTTDENCVCRTILTTEANEVPLSVSSGPAGQCCDFRSSDLPAVNYTALVLGEATLQEQPSSAGKHEQQKKWLEELDKQKEEAKLQKIEEKLNLSKAEEHDRWAMHFDSLKNHLNANAQQPLNGMYKKQPESLCPSPDPKELSAFIHPFSPAALGNLIPSKVGNAEKAAKNSPLEHSQKVSFLRSMTALLDPAQIEERERRRQKQLEHQKAIMAQVEEKRKKKQLEEEQRKWEEQEEEQRLARERELMQKQFEEDLLKQKQKEELMTLKTNELYQTMQKAQELAQRLKQEQRIRDLAQKGHDISKLQKNLGGGDTVFENYNPSISHQSHNFSDDINSKVDQQTSPRKDTAVQTDDFNTSAYAESAEKRTVCCGSPDISIEYKETSNSKKCQKEMQYTDKNKIAEKENDDICSDLYEQFARKDRQVKPVEKCGKRPDWNINKPGKRYIPASERYPKQLQKQREENKVRRQMELLQLVERNTPGNLCQKKGSSSDRSPSPHQEMNRKNKGHAVRKGEQLHKNHLNEERSESAPVPAVKNRLHQGQQKQIHTSNFLALNNDSRREKSINTHTQQRSSPTPVTEPGRPPSSHFIPYVRTNEVYYLDPDAPVTRPSTHDPQYQQFNDSYPTSRQIFSSDHVRDPLLNPDVVKIRERQQAILKGLSELRQ from the exons ATGGGTAATAAAGCCAGAGTCCCTAAACATGCCTTGAGAGTAAGGCATACTGGGCATGTTTCAAGGTCAACACAAAATGACTTTATCAAGCATGAAAGCTTAACAGATCCAAGGAGCGAATCAAGTTTATCAATGACAAAAGGTGAAAAACTGCAAATAACTGCAAATAGCTCCTCACATGAAGCCTCAACTAAAGATCACTCTTTGATTTTCCAAAGAGATAACACAAGCAGAAAGCTTGATTCAGAGAATCTTACTGTtagaaaaagtaaacagaaacCTCAAAACCCACATACCTCAGCTGAAGACCTAAGAAGCAGCTTGGTGTGTTTAACACAAGAGCAGCTTGAACAGATTTTGATGACTGTAAAAGAAGGAACTAGAAGTCTGTCTGAAGTTCACaatgaaaagcaagaggaaatgG CTGCTAATGAGGCATCAGAGGGAAACACTATCGCACTGTTCCAAAAAGCTGGTGAAGTTTCGTCAGTTCCAGATGAAGCTAACTCTGATTCAAGCAGGAAACAAGAAGCATATCCACAGCCAGGACAGAAAGTTAT aAAGAATTCATGGAAACCTGCTGACATGTTTAGTACCTTGGGTGAAAGAGAAGGGGATAAAGCCTTATTAGAATTTAAAAAGTCCCAATGGAAGAAGGAATTAG ATGAACAGGTAGCTCtgaagaagaaactgaaagaaacttTGGAGGGAGAGGTGGGTTATTTCTGGAAAAGACCTGGCAGTGATaaaaccttttcagaaaaaatggGAACAGCTGACCCAGATAAG ACAGTGTTTCCAGCTCATTCAGTTACTACTACTGATGAAAACTGTGTCTGTAGAACTATTTTAACCACAGAGGCTAATGAAGTTCCACTCAGTGTTTCAAGTGGTCCAGCTGGGCAGTGTTGTGATTTCAGGTCTTCTGACTTACCAGCTGTCAATTACACAGCACTTGTGTTAGGG GAAGCTACACTACAGGAACAACCTTCAAGTGCTGGGAAACACGAGCAACAGAAGAAGTGGCTTGAAGAGCTGGACAAACAGAAGGAAGAAGCTAAACtacaaaaaatagaagaaaaactaaatttaTCAAAG GCTGAAGAGCATGACAGATGGGCAATGCATTTTGATTCTTTAAAGAACCACCTTAATGCTAATGCACAACAGCCCTTAAATGGAATGTACAaaaagcagcctgaaagtcttTGCCCATCACCTGATCCTAAGGAGCTGAGTGCTTTTATTCACCCTTTTTCACCTGCAGCTTTAGGCAATCTCATACCCTCAAAGGTGGGAAATGCAGAAAAAGCTGCTAAAAACAGTCCTTTAGAACACAGTCAGAAAGTCAG TTTCCTTCGTTCAATGACAGCTCTCCTTGATCCTGCACAgattgaagagagagagaggcggcGGCAGAAGCAGTTAGAACACCAG AAAGCAATAATGGCTCAAGTAGAAGAAAAGCGGAAGAAGAAACAACTggaggaagagcagagaaaatgGGAAGAACAAGAGGAAGAACAGCGTCTAGCACGAGAAAGAGAACTAATGCAGAAACAGTTTGAAGAAGACctgctgaaacaaaaacaaaaggag GAACTCATGACTCTTAAAACAAATGAGCTCTATCAGACAATGCAGAAAGCTCAGGAATTAGCACAGAGATTAAAACAAGAACAGCGCATTCGAGACTTGGCACAGAAAGGACACGACATTTCAAAACTTCAGAAGAATCTTGGTGGTG gtgATACTGTATTTGAAAATTATAATCCTAGCATTTCACATCAAAGTCATAATTTTTCTGATGACATTAACAGTAAGGTTGATCAGCAGACTTCTCCTCGGAAAGACACTGCTGTACAGACAG atGACTTTAATACGTCAGCATATGCTGAGTCAGCTGAGAAAAGAACTGTGTGTTGCGGATCACCTGATATTTCCATAGAATATAAAGAAACCTCTAACAGCAAAAAATGCCAGAAAGAAATGCAGtatacagataaaaataaaattgcagaaaAAGAGAATGACGACATTTGCAGTGATCTATATGAACAATTTGCAAGAAAAGACAGACAAGTTAAACCTGTGGAAAAATGTGGCAAAAGACCTGACTGGAACATAAACAAACCTGGGAAAAGATACATTCCAGCATCAGAAAGATACCCTAAACAGCTACagaaacaaagggaagaaaacaaagtaagACGACAAATGGAGCTGCTTCAGTTGGTAGAAAGAAACACCCCTGGAAATCTCTGCCAAAAGAAGGGCAGTTCTTCAGACAGGTCTCCTTCACCTCACCAGGAAATGAATAGGAAGAATAAGGGACATGCAGTCAGAAAG GGCGAACAATTACATAAGAATCATTTGAATGAAGAAAG ATCTGAATCAGCACCTGTTCCAGCAGTTAAGAACAGATTACACCAAGGACAACAAAAACAGATACATACTTCTAATTTCCTGGCGCTTAACAACGAtagtagaagagagaaaagtatCAACACGCATACACAACAAAGGAGCTCCCCTACTCCAGTTACCGAACCTGGGAGGCCTCCTTCTTCACACTTTATTCCATATGTTCGAACAAATGAAGTGTATTATCTTGATCCAGATGCGCCAGTGACTAGGCCTTCGACACATGACCCACAATATCAACAGTTTAATG attcTTACCCAACATCCCGACAGATTTTTAGCTCTGATCATGTTAGAGATCCTCTTCTAAATCCTGATGTGGTTAAAATCAGAGAGAGACAACAAGCAATTCTCAAAGGATTGTCAGAATTACGCCAG TAA
- the CCDC66 gene encoding coiled-coil domain-containing protein 66 isoform X1 — MNLGDGLKLETEILDGKPRLILASYVGKSKPAVKMGNKARVPKHALRVRHTGHVSRSTQNDFIKHESLTDPRSESSLSMTKGEKLQITANSSSHEASTKDHSLIFQRDNTSRKLDSENLTVRKSKQKPQNPHTSAEDLRSSLVCLTQEQLEQILMTVKEGTRSLSEVHNEKQEEMAANEASEGNTIALFQKAGEVSSVPDEANSDSSRKQEAYPQPGQKVIKNSWKPADMFSTLGEREGDKALLEFKKSQWKKELDEQVALKKKLKETLEGEVGYFWKRPGSDKTFSEKMGTADPDKTVFPAHSVTTTDENCVCRTILTTEANEVPLSVSSGPAGQCCDFRSSDLPAVNYTALVLGEATLQEQPSSAGKHEQQKKWLEELDKQKEEAKLQKIEEKLNLSKAEEHDRWAMHFDSLKNHLNANAQQPLNGMYKKQPESLCPSPDPKELSAFIHPFSPAALGNLIPSKVGNAEKAAKNSPLEHSQKVSFLRSMTALLDPAQIEERERRRQKQLEHQKAIMAQVEEKRKKKQLEEEQRKWEEQEEEQRLARERELMQKQFEEDLLKQKQKEELMTLKTNELYQTMQKAQELAQRLKQEQRIRDLAQKGHDISKLQKNLGGGDTVFENYNPSISHQSHNFSDDINSKVDQQTSPRKDTAVQTDDFNTSAYAESAEKRTVCCGSPDISIEYKETSNSKKCQKEMQYTDKNKIAEKENDDICSDLYEQFARKDRQVKPVEKCGKRPDWNINKPGKRYIPASERYPKQLQKQREENKVRRQMELLQLVERNTPGNLCQKKGSSSDRSPSPHQEMNRKNKGHAVRKGEQLHKNHLNEERSESAPVPAVKNRLHQGQQKQIHTSNFLALNNDSRREKSINTHTQQRSSPTPVTEPGRPPSSHFIPYVRTNEVYYLDPDAPVTRPSTHDPQYQQFNDSYPTSRQIFSSDHVRDPLLNPDVVKIRERQQAILKGLSELRQGLLQKQKELETGLIPAVAQEENFISPF; from the exons ATGGGTAATAAAGCCAGAGTCCCTAAACATGCCTTGAGAGTAAGGCATACTGGGCATGTTTCAAGGTCAACACAAAATGACTTTATCAAGCATGAAAGCTTAACAGATCCAAGGAGCGAATCAAGTTTATCAATGACAAAAGGTGAAAAACTGCAAATAACTGCAAATAGCTCCTCACATGAAGCCTCAACTAAAGATCACTCTTTGATTTTCCAAAGAGATAACACAAGCAGAAAGCTTGATTCAGAGAATCTTACTGTtagaaaaagtaaacagaaacCTCAAAACCCACATACCTCAGCTGAAGACCTAAGAAGCAGCTTGGTGTGTTTAACACAAGAGCAGCTTGAACAGATTTTGATGACTGTAAAAGAAGGAACTAGAAGTCTGTCTGAAGTTCACaatgaaaagcaagaggaaatgG CTGCTAATGAGGCATCAGAGGGAAACACTATCGCACTGTTCCAAAAAGCTGGTGAAGTTTCGTCAGTTCCAGATGAAGCTAACTCTGATTCAAGCAGGAAACAAGAAGCATATCCACAGCCAGGACAGAAAGTTAT aAAGAATTCATGGAAACCTGCTGACATGTTTAGTACCTTGGGTGAAAGAGAAGGGGATAAAGCCTTATTAGAATTTAAAAAGTCCCAATGGAAGAAGGAATTAG ATGAACAGGTAGCTCtgaagaagaaactgaaagaaacttTGGAGGGAGAGGTGGGTTATTTCTGGAAAAGACCTGGCAGTGATaaaaccttttcagaaaaaatggGAACAGCTGACCCAGATAAG ACAGTGTTTCCAGCTCATTCAGTTACTACTACTGATGAAAACTGTGTCTGTAGAACTATTTTAACCACAGAGGCTAATGAAGTTCCACTCAGTGTTTCAAGTGGTCCAGCTGGGCAGTGTTGTGATTTCAGGTCTTCTGACTTACCAGCTGTCAATTACACAGCACTTGTGTTAGGG GAAGCTACACTACAGGAACAACCTTCAAGTGCTGGGAAACACGAGCAACAGAAGAAGTGGCTTGAAGAGCTGGACAAACAGAAGGAAGAAGCTAAACtacaaaaaatagaagaaaaactaaatttaTCAAAG GCTGAAGAGCATGACAGATGGGCAATGCATTTTGATTCTTTAAAGAACCACCTTAATGCTAATGCACAACAGCCCTTAAATGGAATGTACAaaaagcagcctgaaagtcttTGCCCATCACCTGATCCTAAGGAGCTGAGTGCTTTTATTCACCCTTTTTCACCTGCAGCTTTAGGCAATCTCATACCCTCAAAGGTGGGAAATGCAGAAAAAGCTGCTAAAAACAGTCCTTTAGAACACAGTCAGAAAGTCAG TTTCCTTCGTTCAATGACAGCTCTCCTTGATCCTGCACAgattgaagagagagagaggcggcGGCAGAAGCAGTTAGAACACCAG AAAGCAATAATGGCTCAAGTAGAAGAAAAGCGGAAGAAGAAACAACTggaggaagagcagagaaaatgGGAAGAACAAGAGGAAGAACAGCGTCTAGCACGAGAAAGAGAACTAATGCAGAAACAGTTTGAAGAAGACctgctgaaacaaaaacaaaaggag GAACTCATGACTCTTAAAACAAATGAGCTCTATCAGACAATGCAGAAAGCTCAGGAATTAGCACAGAGATTAAAACAAGAACAGCGCATTCGAGACTTGGCACAGAAAGGACACGACATTTCAAAACTTCAGAAGAATCTTGGTGGTG gtgATACTGTATTTGAAAATTATAATCCTAGCATTTCACATCAAAGTCATAATTTTTCTGATGACATTAACAGTAAGGTTGATCAGCAGACTTCTCCTCGGAAAGACACTGCTGTACAGACAG atGACTTTAATACGTCAGCATATGCTGAGTCAGCTGAGAAAAGAACTGTGTGTTGCGGATCACCTGATATTTCCATAGAATATAAAGAAACCTCTAACAGCAAAAAATGCCAGAAAGAAATGCAGtatacagataaaaataaaattgcagaaaAAGAGAATGACGACATTTGCAGTGATCTATATGAACAATTTGCAAGAAAAGACAGACAAGTTAAACCTGTGGAAAAATGTGGCAAAAGACCTGACTGGAACATAAACAAACCTGGGAAAAGATACATTCCAGCATCAGAAAGATACCCTAAACAGCTACagaaacaaagggaagaaaacaaagtaagACGACAAATGGAGCTGCTTCAGTTGGTAGAAAGAAACACCCCTGGAAATCTCTGCCAAAAGAAGGGCAGTTCTTCAGACAGGTCTCCTTCACCTCACCAGGAAATGAATAGGAAGAATAAGGGACATGCAGTCAGAAAG GGCGAACAATTACATAAGAATCATTTGAATGAAGAAAG ATCTGAATCAGCACCTGTTCCAGCAGTTAAGAACAGATTACACCAAGGACAACAAAAACAGATACATACTTCTAATTTCCTGGCGCTTAACAACGAtagtagaagagagaaaagtatCAACACGCATACACAACAAAGGAGCTCCCCTACTCCAGTTACCGAACCTGGGAGGCCTCCTTCTTCACACTTTATTCCATATGTTCGAACAAATGAAGTGTATTATCTTGATCCAGATGCGCCAGTGACTAGGCCTTCGACACATGACCCACAATATCAACAGTTTAATG attcTTACCCAACATCCCGACAGATTTTTAGCTCTGATCATGTTAGAGATCCTCTTCTAAATCCTGATGTGGTTAAAATCAGAGAGAGACAACAAGCAATTCTCAAAGGATTGTCAGAATTACGCCAG GGCCTCCTGCAGAAACAGAAGGAGTTGGAGACTGGTTTAATTCCAGCTGTAGCTCAAGAAGAGAACTTTATTTCACCATTTTGA
- the CCDC66 gene encoding coiled-coil domain-containing protein 66 isoform X6 gives MNLGDGLKLETEILDGKPRLILASYVGKSKPAVKMGNKARVPKHALRVRHTGHVSRSTQNDFIKHESLTDPRSESSLSMTKGEKLQITANSSSHEASTKDHSLIFQRDNTSRKLDSENLTVRKSKQKPQNPHTSAEDLRSSLVCLTQEQLEQILMTVKEGTRSLSEVHNEKQEEMAANEASEGNTIALFQKAGEVSSVPDEANSDSSRKQEAYPQPGQKVIKNSWKPADMFSTLGEREGDKALLEFKKSQWKKELDEQVALKKKLKETLEGEVGYFWKRPGSDKTFSEKMGTADPDKTVFPAHSVTTTDENCVCRTILTTEANEVPLSVSSGPAGQCCDFRSSDLPAVNYTALVLGEATLQEQPSSAGKHEQQKKWLEELDKQKEEAKLQKIEEKLNLSKIEERERRRQKQLEHQKAIMAQVEEKRKKKQLEEEQRKWEEQEEEQRLARERELMQKQFEEDLLKQKQKEELMTLKTNELYQTMQKAQELAQRLKQEQRIRDLAQKGHDISKLQKNLGGGDTVFENYNPSISHQSHNFSDDINSKVDQQTSPRKDTAVQTDDFNTSAYAESAEKRTVCCGSPDISIEYKETSNSKKCQKEMQYTDKNKIAEKENDDICSDLYEQFARKDRQVKPVEKCGKRPDWNINKPGKRYIPASERYPKQLQKQREENKVRRQMELLQLVERNTPGNLCQKKGSSSDRSPSPHQEMNRKNKGHAVRKGEQLHKNHLNEERSESAPVPAVKNRLHQGQQKQIHTSNFLALNNDSRREKSINTHTQQRSSPTPVTEPGRPPSSHFIPYVRTNEVYYLDPDAPVTRPSTHDPQYQQFNDSYPTSRQIFSSDHVRDPLLNPDVVKIRERQQAILKGLSELRQGLLQKQKELETGLIPAVAQEENFISPF, from the exons ATGGGTAATAAAGCCAGAGTCCCTAAACATGCCTTGAGAGTAAGGCATACTGGGCATGTTTCAAGGTCAACACAAAATGACTTTATCAAGCATGAAAGCTTAACAGATCCAAGGAGCGAATCAAGTTTATCAATGACAAAAGGTGAAAAACTGCAAATAACTGCAAATAGCTCCTCACATGAAGCCTCAACTAAAGATCACTCTTTGATTTTCCAAAGAGATAACACAAGCAGAAAGCTTGATTCAGAGAATCTTACTGTtagaaaaagtaaacagaaacCTCAAAACCCACATACCTCAGCTGAAGACCTAAGAAGCAGCTTGGTGTGTTTAACACAAGAGCAGCTTGAACAGATTTTGATGACTGTAAAAGAAGGAACTAGAAGTCTGTCTGAAGTTCACaatgaaaagcaagaggaaatgG CTGCTAATGAGGCATCAGAGGGAAACACTATCGCACTGTTCCAAAAAGCTGGTGAAGTTTCGTCAGTTCCAGATGAAGCTAACTCTGATTCAAGCAGGAAACAAGAAGCATATCCACAGCCAGGACAGAAAGTTAT aAAGAATTCATGGAAACCTGCTGACATGTTTAGTACCTTGGGTGAAAGAGAAGGGGATAAAGCCTTATTAGAATTTAAAAAGTCCCAATGGAAGAAGGAATTAG ATGAACAGGTAGCTCtgaagaagaaactgaaagaaacttTGGAGGGAGAGGTGGGTTATTTCTGGAAAAGACCTGGCAGTGATaaaaccttttcagaaaaaatggGAACAGCTGACCCAGATAAG ACAGTGTTTCCAGCTCATTCAGTTACTACTACTGATGAAAACTGTGTCTGTAGAACTATTTTAACCACAGAGGCTAATGAAGTTCCACTCAGTGTTTCAAGTGGTCCAGCTGGGCAGTGTTGTGATTTCAGGTCTTCTGACTTACCAGCTGTCAATTACACAGCACTTGTGTTAGGG GAAGCTACACTACAGGAACAACCTTCAAGTGCTGGGAAACACGAGCAACAGAAGAAGTGGCTTGAAGAGCTGGACAAACAGAAGGAAGAAGCTAAACtacaaaaaatagaagaaaaactaaatttaTCAAAG attgaagagagagagaggcggcGGCAGAAGCAGTTAGAACACCAG AAAGCAATAATGGCTCAAGTAGAAGAAAAGCGGAAGAAGAAACAACTggaggaagagcagagaaaatgGGAAGAACAAGAGGAAGAACAGCGTCTAGCACGAGAAAGAGAACTAATGCAGAAACAGTTTGAAGAAGACctgctgaaacaaaaacaaaaggag GAACTCATGACTCTTAAAACAAATGAGCTCTATCAGACAATGCAGAAAGCTCAGGAATTAGCACAGAGATTAAAACAAGAACAGCGCATTCGAGACTTGGCACAGAAAGGACACGACATTTCAAAACTTCAGAAGAATCTTGGTGGTG gtgATACTGTATTTGAAAATTATAATCCTAGCATTTCACATCAAAGTCATAATTTTTCTGATGACATTAACAGTAAGGTTGATCAGCAGACTTCTCCTCGGAAAGACACTGCTGTACAGACAG atGACTTTAATACGTCAGCATATGCTGAGTCAGCTGAGAAAAGAACTGTGTGTTGCGGATCACCTGATATTTCCATAGAATATAAAGAAACCTCTAACAGCAAAAAATGCCAGAAAGAAATGCAGtatacagataaaaataaaattgcagaaaAAGAGAATGACGACATTTGCAGTGATCTATATGAACAATTTGCAAGAAAAGACAGACAAGTTAAACCTGTGGAAAAATGTGGCAAAAGACCTGACTGGAACATAAACAAACCTGGGAAAAGATACATTCCAGCATCAGAAAGATACCCTAAACAGCTACagaaacaaagggaagaaaacaaagtaagACGACAAATGGAGCTGCTTCAGTTGGTAGAAAGAAACACCCCTGGAAATCTCTGCCAAAAGAAGGGCAGTTCTTCAGACAGGTCTCCTTCACCTCACCAGGAAATGAATAGGAAGAATAAGGGACATGCAGTCAGAAAG GGCGAACAATTACATAAGAATCATTTGAATGAAGAAAG ATCTGAATCAGCACCTGTTCCAGCAGTTAAGAACAGATTACACCAAGGACAACAAAAACAGATACATACTTCTAATTTCCTGGCGCTTAACAACGAtagtagaagagagaaaagtatCAACACGCATACACAACAAAGGAGCTCCCCTACTCCAGTTACCGAACCTGGGAGGCCTCCTTCTTCACACTTTATTCCATATGTTCGAACAAATGAAGTGTATTATCTTGATCCAGATGCGCCAGTGACTAGGCCTTCGACACATGACCCACAATATCAACAGTTTAATG attcTTACCCAACATCCCGACAGATTTTTAGCTCTGATCATGTTAGAGATCCTCTTCTAAATCCTGATGTGGTTAAAATCAGAGAGAGACAACAAGCAATTCTCAAAGGATTGTCAGAATTACGCCAG GGCCTCCTGCAGAAACAGAAGGAGTTGGAGACTGGTTTAATTCCAGCTGTAGCTCAAGAAGAGAACTTTATTTCACCATTTTGA